One Setaria italica strain Yugu1 chromosome II, Setaria_italica_v2.0, whole genome shotgun sequence DNA segment encodes these proteins:
- the LOC111256377 gene encoding GDSL esterase/lipase At5g03610-like yields the protein MSSMLPAILLPLISLLVLLNASHVESARPTSGTFHWYNGLFVFGDSFADTGNFPKSDLSEVTRQWYKPYGFSHGFLQDPTGRFSNSLVQSDFIARILGRSQAPQTFRATEGNYPDKFGVNFAVGGAGVFEVPRKAPTLAQQIDSFKKMLDGGDIGKWQLEESVALVAISGNDYARVANMSSDGEILDFIGNVTDGIAAGVERLRGLGVTKVLVNTLHPLGCTPWQARPSNYTKCMGRGNMAAGFHNDGLESKLNATSSDCVYLIDLNRAFTNIIDPSDADDIPQVAKRFTEKLKPCCESVDPKGYCGQVDEDGGDQYSVCSNPEKHFFWDDVHPTQAGWEAVMEQLQQDIKDFLHISY from the exons ATGAGCAGCATGCTCCCGGCGATCCTCCTTCCCTTGATCTCCCTCCTCGTCTTGCTAAATG CCTCGCACGTCGAGTCTGCTCGGCCGACCTCGGGCACCTTCCATTGGTACAATGGGCTGTTCGTGTTCGGAGATTCCTTCGCCGACACCGGCAACTTCCCCAAGTCCGATCTGAGCGAAGTGACTCGCCAGTGGTACAAACCCTACGGCTTCTCCCATGGGTTTCTCCAGGATCCAACCGGGCGCTTCTCCAACAGCTTGGTTCAATCTGATTTCATCG CAAGGATTCTGGGGCGCTCCCAGGCCCCGCAGACGTTCAGGGCCACGGAAGGAAACTACCCGGACAAGTTCGGCGTCAACTTCGCCGTGGGTGGCGCCGGCGTGTTCGAGGTGCCGCGCAAGGCGCCAACCCTGGCCCAGCAGATCGACTCCTTCAAGAAGATGCTCGACGGCGGGGACATCGGGAAATGGCAGCTCGAGGAGTCCGTCGCGCTGGTGGCCATCTCCGGCAACGACTACGCGCGCGTCGCCAACATGAGCAGCGACGGCGAGATCCTCGACTTCATCGGGAACGTGACGGACGGgatcgccgccggcgtggaGCGGCTGCGGGGGCTGGGCGTGACCAAGGTCCTCGTCAACACGCTTCACCCGCTGGGCTGCACGCCGTGGCAGGCCAGGCCGTCCAACTACACCAAATGCATGGGCCGTGGCAACATGGCCGCGGGGTTCCACAACGACGGCCTCGAGAGTAAGCTCAACGCGACGAGCAGCGACTGCGTCTACCTCATCGACCTCAACCGGGCCTTCACCAACATCATCGATCCATCCGATGCCGACGACA TCCCGCAGGTGGCGAAGAGGTTCACGGAGAAGCTGAAGCCATGCTGCGAGAGCGTCGATCCCAAGGGCTACTGCGGGCAGGtggacgaggacggcggcgaccaGTACAGCGTCTGCTCCAACCctgagaagcacttcttctgggACGACGTGCACCCCACTCAAGCTGGCTGGGAGGCCGTCATGGAACAGCTTCAGCAGGACATCAAGGATTTCCTCCACATTTCCTACTAG